The following are encoded together in the Conger conger chromosome 11, fConCon1.1, whole genome shotgun sequence genome:
- the LOC133141254 gene encoding arrestin domain-containing protein 3-like, with translation MPSSFQGAQVLYSLEAKLSRSMRLGKTAYTNFTFLSKTDKIIPPSMEPCSGYVKKNMKLFTSGRVSLRVNIDKAVYTEGETLKILAEIENNSSRALTPKFTLQQMQIFIAGFSKNTVSKRIFKEVGEHIPSSSQQSVTKTLGIPLDLTPTLFHCGIIQVQYTLQVYLDVPFAKDPTVIIPLTILPKTIGFEQMTQPSMMMGFEPYGNNDQAGWNSYPPPSASGGYPPQSAFGGYPPQTTFGGYPPQSAP, from the exons ATGCCATCATCCTTTCAGGGAGCTCAAGTTCTCTACTCACTGGAGGCGAAATTGAGCAGGTCGATGCGGTTAGGGAAGACCGCATACACCAATTTCACTTTTCTCTCAAAGACAGATAAAATAATCCCTCCCTCGATG GAACCTTGTTCTGGATAtgtaaagaaaaatatgaaGTTGTTCACATCTGGAAGAGTCTCCCTGAGGGTTAACATCGACAAGGCAGTGTACACAGAAG GTGAAACGTTAAAAATCTTGGCAGAAATTGAGAACAACTCTTCACGTGCGCTCACACCCAAGTTCACCCTGCAACAAATGCAGATCTTCATAGCAGGTTTCTCAAAAAACACTGTATCAAAAAGAATTTTCAAAGAGGTCGGAGAGCACATTCCTTCATCCTCACAACAGAGCGTAACCAAAACCCTGGGGATCCCGCTAGACCTGACGCCCACACTGTTTCACTGTGGCATCATCCAGGTCCAATACACACTGCAG GTCTACCTGGATGTCCCCTTTGCTAAAGACCCAACAGTGATTATCCCTTTGACGATTCTCCCCAAGACTATTGGATTTGAGCAGATGACACAGCCAAGCATGATGATGGGGTTTGAACCTTATGGGAACAATGACCAAGCTGGATGGAATAGCTATCCACCTCCAAGTGCCTCTGGAGGATATCCACCCCAATCTGCCTTTGGAGGGTATCCACCCCAAACTACCTTTGGAGGGTATCCACCCCAGTCTGCCCCTTGA